One Gloeobacter morelensis MG652769 DNA window includes the following coding sequences:
- a CDS encoding CPBP family intramembrane glutamic endopeptidase, with protein sequence MDLSRSQLLLTLAFSAIVLLLIAQIWRSLAGIDLPVVFSWLALGQGVGLGLAVGAMSFAVYQWWPAYRESADQYMEMVLTPLSRFDRVWLGLLPGLSEELLFRGVALPAIGLVASSLLFGLLHIWDWRHWPYALWATLIGLVLGGATLATGNLVVPVVAHVLVNWLSCLLWRKEPSRV encoded by the coding sequence ATGGATCTTTCGCGCTCCCAGCTGCTGTTGACCCTGGCATTCTCGGCGATCGTGCTGCTGCTGATTGCCCAGATCTGGCGCAGTTTGGCTGGCATCGACCTACCGGTGGTCTTCTCGTGGCTCGCCCTTGGCCAGGGTGTCGGCCTGGGGCTCGCCGTCGGGGCGATGAGTTTCGCGGTCTATCAGTGGTGGCCCGCCTACCGCGAGAGCGCCGATCAGTATATGGAGATGGTGCTGACGCCTTTAAGCCGCTTCGACCGCGTCTGGCTGGGGCTGTTGCCGGGGCTTAGCGAGGAGCTGTTGTTTCGGGGCGTGGCGCTGCCGGCCATCGGCTTGGTGGCAAGCAGTCTGTTGTTTGGCCTGTTGCACATCTGGGACTGGCGGCACTGGCCCTACGCGCTGTGGGCGACGCTCATCGGTCTAGTGTTGGGGGGGGCGACGCTCGCCACCGGCAATCTGGTGGTACCGGTGGTAGCCCATGTGCTGGTCAACTGGCTCTCGTGCCTGCTCTGGCGCAAGGAGCCGAGTCGGGTGTGA
- a CDS encoding DUF2997 domain-containing protein, with product MEQIEFIVHSDGRVEERVTGVAGSRCSELTRSIEQALGPVQHVQPTSEYFQQSNISQSLWNTSQTH from the coding sequence ATGGAGCAGATCGAATTTATCGTCCATTCAGACGGCCGCGTCGAAGAGCGCGTCACGGGGGTCGCCGGCAGCCGTTGCTCGGAGCTTACCCGTTCGATCGAGCAGGCGCTCGGCCCGGTACAGCATGTGCAGCCGACTTCCGAGTACTTTCAGCAATCGAATATCTCCCAGTCCTTGTGGAACACTTCCCAGACCCACTGA
- a CDS encoding DUF1257 domain-containing protein: MSHFTQIKTRIRNLDSLEKALGDLQIAAERGNVSVRGYRGETRPAQLVIRQDNGHDVGFVWNGQEYEMVTDVQFWQQPWTVERFLGKVSQRYALHTVLAESAPQGFNLVTQENREDGTMRLVLQRWSA, translated from the coding sequence ATGTCCCATTTCACCCAGATCAAGACGCGCATTCGCAACCTGGACTCGTTGGAGAAGGCCCTTGGAGACCTTCAGATCGCTGCCGAGCGCGGCAATGTCTCAGTACGCGGTTACCGCGGCGAGACCCGCCCGGCCCAACTGGTGATCCGCCAGGACAACGGACACGACGTCGGCTTTGTCTGGAACGGCCAGGAGTACGAGATGGTCACCGACGTTCAATTCTGGCAGCAGCCCTGGACGGTCGAGCGCTTCTTGGGCAAGGTGTCTCAGCGCTACGCCCTGCACACGGTACTGGCCGAATCGGCCCCCCAGGGTTTCAATCTGGTCACCCAGGAGAACCGCGAGGACGGCACGATGCGCCTGGTGCTTCAGCGCTGGAGCGCCTGA
- a CDS encoding ferredoxin: MAAQQPAPGRSGFEPELGGLLRDGVERSGHEPELGGTLRQKGVYVDEVTCIGCGHCAYVARNTFYLEAEYGRSRVVDQNGDATELIQEAIDCCPVDCIHWVDYTELPALEEQRRYQEIPDIGLPPTARKVRSRRPPVRRPRPKP; encoded by the coding sequence ATGGCGGCGCAGCAGCCCGCGCCCGGTCGCTCCGGCTTCGAGCCGGAACTGGGCGGCCTGCTCCGCGACGGTGTCGAGCGTTCGGGTCATGAACCCGAACTGGGCGGCACCCTGCGCCAGAAAGGCGTCTACGTCGATGAAGTGACCTGTATCGGCTGCGGTCACTGCGCCTACGTGGCCCGCAATACGTTTTACCTTGAGGCTGAGTATGGGCGCTCGCGGGTTGTCGACCAAAATGGCGACGCCACTGAACTGATTCAGGAGGCGATCGACTGCTGCCCGGTCGATTGTATCCACTGGGTCGATTACACCGAGCTTCCTGCGCTCGAAGAACAGCGGCGCTACCAAGAAATTCCCGATATCGGCCTACCGCCCACAGCGCGCAAAGTGCGCTCGCGCCGCCCGCCGGTGCGGCGGCCGAGGCCCAAGCCTTAG